The Chryseobacterium indologenes genomic sequence ATTGCGGTGGTTTTACTATAAGAAAACCGTTATATTTACCAGTACAAAGACCACCTTGACAGACAAGTAAAAGAGAATCTTTTACGCAGGCTGCGAACGCAGTTCAGTGAGGATAAGTTTCGCCAGAAACAGCGCAGGCGCTCCTGAAATTACCGGAATAAACAACTATTATCCATTTGGGCTTAACCATATCGGAGGTGGAAATATTTCACCTTTCTCTAACTATCATTCTTATAAATTTGGAGGCAAAGAACTTCAGGAAACAGGAATGTATGACTTTGGAGCGAGGATGTATATGCCTGATCTGGGAAGATGGGGCGTGATAGATCCTATGGCGGAGATAATGAGACGCCATAGTCCTTATAACTATGCTTTCAATAACCCGATCAGTTTTATCGATCCTGATGGAATGGCTCCCTTGAACCAATTTAGGATGATGTCAGATTCTCGTCCTGATGCGACTTCCGGTTGGACAAACCCCAATTGGTTGGGAAGAGGATCATACGGTAATATAGATTATGGAGAAACTTTAGCACCTGGAGGTGGTGGAGGTGTTTATGAAACTGATTATGGAACTGTATATGAAGGAAGTTATGCGAGAGATGCTTTTTCAGATTTGGTGTCGGGAAATCCTCCTCGATCTAAAAATAATGGAAGTATTTGGAATAAAATTGGGCAATTTTTTAAAGGACTATTTAGTAAAGAAAATTTGGCTGTTGCAGCCACTTCACATGGAACACTTGAAATTGGAGAATTACAATTAATAACAGCAGAATATTATGCCAGTGCAAGAGCAGGCATTGGCATAGCGGGAGCTTCTATTGGGGCGGCAACTTTAGGTGCTATTTTGATGCCTACAATGATGAAAGATGCTGAATATAATTGGACGAGAGATTTGCCATTAGATGTACCTATTACAACAGGAGATATAAATCGTAATGGTATATTACTGTATAGAGGAGTTTCTTCAAAAGCTAAAGGCTCTATGTATTTTGAAGCAATGCAGGGAGTTGCAATACCTGGAGGATTTAGACAAGTCGCTACAACTTTTGGTCCTCATAGGGATATGGAATTACACGCTGGAGGAGATAATCTTAGCATTTGGACTAGTTGGACTAGTGATATAAATGTTGCAAGAGATTTCGCTACGGGTAATGCATTTTACACAAATGGAGTTCCTGGGATTATTATGTCTAAAACATTTACCACAGGGCAAGCTGTTCCAAATCCTTTCACATTAGCTGAATCTGAATGGCTTGTAACTGGAGTTACATATGGAGCTAAAGTTCAATATGTTTTACCAAGATCAAAATAAAATAATCTATATG encodes the following:
- a CDS encoding RHS repeat-associated core domain-containing protein, with the translated sequence MFYAGCERSSVRISFARNSAGAPEITGINNYYPFGLNHIGGGNISPFSNYHSYKFGGKELQETGMYDFGARMYMPDLGRWGVIDPMAEIMRRHSPYNYAFNNPISFIDPDGMAPLNQFRMMSDSRPDATSGWTNPNWLGRGSYGNIDYGETLAPGGGGGVYETDYGTVYEGSYARDAFSDLVSGNPPRSKNNGSIWNKIGQFFKGLFSKENLAVAATSHGTLEIGELQLITAEYYASARAGIGIAGASIGAATLGAILMPTMMKDAEYNWTRDLPLDVPITTGDINRNGILLYRGVSSKAKGSMYFEAMQGVAIPGGFRQVATTFGPHRDMELHAGGDNLSIWTSWTSDINVARDFATGNAFYTNGVPGIIMSKTFTTGQAVPNPFTLAESEWLVTGVTYGAKVQYVLPRSK